In a single window of the Pyrobaculum sp. 3827-6 genome:
- a CDS encoding ATPase domain-containing protein gives MPRKTEAPEDCLQYRGPRREDVVKLCAELGGLRHLAVKNVVELAQLLELEDDLEKAEEVLAAVRRAAGVGARVVPVSEAVKSYAAVEVLKTHVREFDEKTPWGGLRFGYIYGLAGEYGAGKSMFAIQASVLAALASKRVVYIDTEGALNLSLFERVAKRFGSDLTSLSERLHITQVIDPIDLKEVLLSLRGVDVVVVDSMVSHALRAQFRGRERLAARQQLLAYFLDILRRMAAVYGTLSILTDQVIDVPDFFSSKRPAGGNVLLHGVHALFLMRRPNKQKAEGVMIPLDVPGMAPTVEIRYEIRDDGLY, from the coding sequence AGCCCCGGAAGACTGCCTCCAGTACAGGGGGCCGAGGAGGGAAGACGTGGTCAAGCTCTGCGCAGAGCTAGGCGGCTTGAGGCACCTCGCAGTGAAGAACGTCGTCGAGCTGGCCCAGCTACTGGAGCTAGAGGACGACCTGGAGAAGGCCGAGGAGGTGCTGGCCGCGGTTAGGAGAGCGGCGGGCGTCGGCGCCAGGGTTGTGCCGGTGTCGGAGGCCGTTAAGTCCTACGCCGCTGTCGAGGTGTTGAAGACGCATGTGAGAGAATTCGACGAGAAGACGCCTTGGGGTGGCTTGCGCTTCGGCTACATCTACGGGCTGGCCGGGGAGTACGGAGCTGGCAAGTCCATGTTCGCCATACAGGCGTCGGTGCTGGCGGCCCTCGCCAGCAAGCGCGTCGTCTATATCGACACCGAGGGGGCGCTGAACCTCTCGCTGTTTGAACGCGTAGCCAAGAGATTCGGCTCCGACTTGACTAGCCTGTCGGAGAGGCTTCACATAACCCAAGTGATAGATCCCATCGATCTGAAGGAGGTTCTGCTGTCGCTGAGGGGCGTCGACGTGGTTGTTGTGGATTCCATGGTGTCTCACGCCCTGCGCGCCCAGTTTAGGGGGCGTGAGAGGCTGGCCGCCCGTCAGCAGCTGCTGGCCTACTTCCTTGACATTCTGAGGAGGATGGCCGCCGTCTACGGCACCCTGTCTATACTGACGGACCAGGTCATCGACGTGCCGGATTTCTTCAGTAGCAAGAGGCCTGCCGGCGGCAACGTCCTATTGCACGGTGTCCACGCGCTGTTCCTAATGCGCCGGCCTAACAAGCAGAAGGCGGAGGGCGTAATGATTCCGCTGGATGTGCCGGGGATGGCGCCTACTGTCGAGATTCGCTACGAGATTCGGGATGACGGCCTCTACTAG